The following coding sequences lie in one Deltaproteobacteria bacterium genomic window:
- a CDS encoding DUF3341 domain-containing protein → MSARLFVAWFEEEDDIRAATTAAREAGFNIYDIYTPYAVHGLDEAMGLRPSRLTAVCLGFALVGLGFALGFQYWASVVSWPLNVGGKPLNSLPAFIPVTFELTVLLAGLGTVAALLVRAGLYPRRPQRFVPERVTNDRFALALAADGRFDETGARGLCRRAGAVETAFAEAC, encoded by the coding sequence ATGAGTGCACGTCTGTTCGTGGCCTGGTTTGAAGAGGAGGACGACATCCGCGCGGCGACCACCGCGGCGCGCGAGGCGGGCTTCAACATTTACGACATCTACACGCCCTACGCGGTGCACGGGCTGGACGAGGCGATGGGCTTGCGCCCATCGCGCCTGACGGCGGTGTGTCTGGGCTTTGCGCTGGTCGGCCTCGGCTTTGCGCTCGGCTTTCAGTATTGGGCCTCGGTGGTGTCGTGGCCGCTCAACGTCGGCGGCAAGCCGCTCAATTCCCTGCCGGCGTTTATTCCGGTGACCTTCGAGTTGACGGTGTTGTTGGCCGGGTTGGGAACGGTGGCGGCGCTGTTGGTGCGGGCCGGGTTGTATCCGCGGCGGCCGCAGCGTTTCGTGCCCGAGCGCGTCACCAACGATCGCTTTGCGCTGGCACTGGCCGCCGATGGCCGCTTCGATGAGACCGGAGCGCGCGGGCTGTGCCGCCGCGCCGGCGCGGTAGAGACGGCCTTCGCGGAGGCCTGCTGA